Proteins from a genomic interval of Borrelia puertoricensis:
- a CDS encoding plasmid maintenance protein: MGNKQAIKLDTQCHNKYQHKLIVAISTIDYINNKHKKYTQSNLLYYFNGNLKRNGHKETTLKTLQKYLYKLEKVFKVTINYHKHLGVNMGTEVHYKLKYSKKECHLIINKHFRDKKEERHKNRVNSYLKKRCNKKGSVEKAECFNNIYNNKEEDKNNIKSIEKLQVEKYAKKCNFKSNAFLSILDLEVDKDFKIQSFKAIKTAENNVYKHIDRIKSNNNKLKSKQKELSKILDETKANLKNEGYDSKQLENQIQNVYEQYKNKPHFIIEKNKYSDLKKIIGKLKKSVERVKSNTKKDKRDIRDNIFSILIDQLKHKVRIEMFIPLLKEYLGKQERLDYGKVFNNQYYYDFLDLIKNDQKYLNDNEFKQVIN, encoded by the coding sequence ATGGGGAATAAACAAGCTATAAAGCTTGATACACAATGCCACAATAAATACCAACACAAACTAATAGTAGCAATATCAACAATTGATTATATCAATAATAAACATAAAAAATACACACAAAGCAATCTACTTTACTACTTTAATGGAAACTTAAAACGCAATGGTCATAAAGAAACTACTCTTAAAACACTTCAAAAATATCTTTATAAATTAGAAAAAGTATTTAAAGTAACAATTAATTATCACAAACACTTGGGTGTTAACATGGGAACTGAAGTTCATTACAAACTTAAATACTCTAAAAAAGAATGTCACCTTATAATCAATAAACACTTTAGAGATAAAAAAGAAGAAAGACACAAAAACCGTGTAAATAGCTACTTAAAAAAAAGATGTAATAAAAAGGGGAGTGTAGAAAAAGCGGAGTGTTTTAATAATATCTATAATAATAAAGAAGAAGATAAAAACAACATAAAATCTATAGAAAAATTACAAGTAGAAAAGTACGCTAAGAAATGCAATTTTAAATCAAATGCTTTTCTCTCTATTTTAGATTTAGAAGTGGACAAAGATTTTAAGATTCAATCATTTAAAGCCATCAAAACAGCTGAAAATAATGTGTATAAACACATAGACAGGATTAAATCAAATAACAATAAACTTAAAAGCAAACAAAAAGAATTAAGTAAGATACTAGATGAAACAAAAGCCAATCTAAAGAATGAGGGATATGACAGTAAACAATTAGAGAACCAAATACAAAATGTATATGAACAATATAAGAACAAACCCCACTTTATCATAGAAAAAAATAAATACAGTGATTTAAAAAAGATAATAGGAAAACTTAAGAAGTCAGTTGAGCGTGTTAAATCAAATACTAAGAAAGATAAAAGAGATATTAGGGACAACATCTTTAGCATACTCATTGATCAATTAAAGCATAAAGTAAGAATTGAAATGTTTATACCATTATTGAAAGAATATTTGGGTAAACAGGAAAGGTTAGATTATGGAAAAGTATTTAATAATCAGTATTACTATGATTTTTTAGATTTAATAAAGAATGATCAAAAATACCTGAATGATAATGAATTTAAACAGGTTATTAATTAA
- a CDS encoding chromosome replication/partitioning protein — protein MDIKINKRVLKDNGSYVINDGALNYYNSLKEKLKINSKKEIYCKLETLKILKEIKDNQYYKLDGYKSFDAFSKDFRLARAQVYNYLKIANAIEEGIIEEEFLIKNGILETLVILRNKETKTIKKSRQNPIKPLRFQLKNQDSYDFYKKNAKFTGFLMDKLFRDKKDLLEEVMKEYKEFKG, from the coding sequence ATGGATATAAAGATAAATAAAAGGGTTTTAAAGGATAATGGAAGTTATGTTATTAATGATGGTGCATTAAATTATTACAATTCTTTAAAAGAAAAATTAAAAATTAATTCTAAAAAAGAAATTTATTGTAAACTAGAAACATTGAAAATTTTAAAAGAAATAAAAGATAATCAGTATTATAAGTTAGATGGTTATAAAAGTTTTGATGCTTTTTCTAAAGATTTTAGACTTGCAAGAGCCCAAGTTTACAATTATTTAAAGATTGCTAATGCAATAGAAGAAGGAATTATAGAAGAAGAATTTTTGATAAAAAATGGAATATTAGAAACATTAGTCATACTAAGGAATAAGGAAACTAAAACAATAAAGAAGTCAAGACAAAATCCAATAAAACCCTTAAGATTTCAGCTTAAAAATCAGGATAGTTATGATTTTTATAAAAAAAATGCTAAGTTTACAGGGTTTTTAATGGATAAATTATTTAGAGACAAAAAAGACTTACTAGAAGAAGTTATGAAAGAATATAAAGAATTTAAGGGATAA
- a CDS encoding ParA family protein encodes MDRKKPKIITIASIKGGVGKSTSSIILATLLAQKCKVLLIDMDTQASTTSYFYEKIEKLNVNLTKFNIYEILKENIDIESSIINIDNNLDLIPSYLTLHNFNEEKIECKDILLKTSLGTLCFEYDYMVIDTNPSLDITLRNALICSDYVIVPMTAEKWAVESLDLFNFFMQKLKLALPIFLIITRFKKNKTHKALFEILNKSDRFLGIISEREDLNRRIAENNIFDLSKDYIKEYESILESFLKKI; translated from the coding sequence ATGGATAGAAAAAAGCCTAAAATAATTACAATCGCATCAATTAAAGGTGGAGTTGGAAAAAGTACAAGCTCAATCATACTTGCAACATTATTGGCTCAAAAGTGCAAAGTTTTACTAATCGATATGGATACACAAGCATCAACAACTAGTTATTTTTATGAAAAGATAGAAAAACTTAATGTTAATTTAACTAAATTTAATATTTATGAGATTTTAAAAGAAAACATAGATATTGAGAGTTCTATCATTAATATAGATAATAACCTTGATTTAATTCCTAGTTACTTAACTTTACATAATTTTAATGAAGAAAAAATTGAATGTAAAGATATTTTATTAAAAACTAGTTTAGGTACTTTATGTTTTGAATATGATTATATGGTTATTGATACAAATCCTAGTTTAGACATTACATTAAGAAATGCACTTATATGTAGTGATTATGTAATAGTTCCAATGACGGCTGAGAAGTGGGCAGTTGAAAGTTTAGATTTATTTAATTTTTTTATGCAAAAATTAAAGTTAGCTTTACCTATATTTTTGATAATAACAAGATTTAAAAAGAACAAAACGCATAAAGCATTGTTTGAGATTTTAAACAAAAGTGACAGATTTTTAGGGATAATATCGGAAAGAGAAGACTTAAATAGGAGAATTGCAGAGAACAATATTTTTGATTTAAGTAAAGATTATATAAAAGAATATGAAAGCATTTTAGAAAGTTTTTTAAAGAAAATATAA
- a CDS encoding DUF226 domain-containing protein, which translates to MNDVIENVEKKKIRLIPKEEKLLFIKIEEIEGRKIYHTKIMEDLYKFGIYKSIKSMFFISFRGLFNQNKIEYFHLFPIKEGDKFLGIFYRYRKPIKNIVMKYEENGVIKTSTFSKVYYIEFRFKKGSVCCYLKGISRLLKKEKFDTKYYSSLITTLLTLEKEVYEFYGKKLPGGGLITKWIEKSLK; encoded by the coding sequence ATGAATGATGTAATAGAAAATGTAGAGAAGAAAAAAATAAGGTTAATTCCAAAGGAAGAAAAACTTCTTTTTATTAAGATAGAAGAGATTGAAGGTAGAAAAATATATCACACTAAAATCATGGAAGATTTATACAAATTTGGGATTTATAAAAGTATAAAAAGTATGTTTTTTATTTCATTTAGAGGACTGTTTAATCAAAACAAGATAGAATATTTCCATTTATTTCCTATAAAGGAAGGAGACAAATTTTTAGGAATTTTTTATAGATACAGAAAACCAATAAAAAATATTGTTATGAAATATGAAGAAAATGGAGTAATAAAAACATCTACATTTTCAAAAGTTTATTACATAGAATTTAGATTTAAAAAGGGTAGTGTTTGTTGTTACCTTAAAGGGATATCTCGTTTACTTAAAAAAGAGAAGTTCGATACAAAATATTACAGTTCTTTAATAACAACACTTTTGACTTTAGAGAAAGAAGTATATGAATTTTACGGGAAGAAGTTACCAGGAGGAGGTCTTATAACTAAATGGATAGAAAAAAGCCTAAAATAA